Proteins co-encoded in one Tiliqua scincoides isolate rTilSci1 chromosome 12, rTilSci1.hap2, whole genome shotgun sequence genomic window:
- the PGK1 gene encoding phosphoglycerate kinase 1, translated as MSLSNKLTLDKVDVKDKRVVMRVDFNVPMKNNQITNNQRIKAAVPSIKHCLDHGAKSVVLMSHLGRPDGVPMPDKFSLEPVVAELKTLLGRDILFLKDCVGPEVEKACASPANGSVILLENLRFHVEEEGKGKDASGNKIKADAANVDAFRASLSKLGDVYVNDAFGTAHRAHSSMVGVNLPQKAAGFLMKKELDYFAKALESPEHPFLAILGGAKVQDKIQLINNMLDKVNEMIIGGGMAFTFLKVLNNMEIGNSLFDEEGSKIVKDLMAKAEKNGVRITLPVDFITADKFDENAQTGEATVASGIPAGWMGLDCGPESTKKFDEAVGRAKQIVWNGPVGVFEWDKFAKGTKALMDKVVEVTSKGCITIIGGGDTATCCAKWNTEDKVSHVSTGGGASLELLEGKVLPGVAALSNV; from the exons ATGTCTCTCTCCAACAAGCTCACCCTCGACAAGGTGGACGTGAAGGACAAGAGGGTGGTCATGAG ggTTGATTTCAATGTCCCCATGAAGAACAACCAAATAACCAACAACCAAAG GATCAAGGCAGCTGTCCCAAGCATCAAGCACTGTTTGGACCATGGAGCCAAATCCGTGGTGCTGATGAGCCACCTGGGCAGACCTGATGGTGTCCCCATGCCCGACAAATTCTCTTTGGAACCGGTGGTTGCAGAACTCAAAACACTGCTGGGCAG GGATATTCTGTTCCTGAAGGACTGTGTGGGCCCAGAGGTGGAGAAGGCGTGTGCCAGCCCTGCTAATGGCTCAGTCATCCTCCTGGAGAATCTCCGATTCCACGtagaagaggaaggaaaagggaaggaTGCGTCAGGGAACAAG ATCAAGGCCGATGCAGCAAATGTGGATGCTTTCAGGGCATCGCTTTCTAAACTAGGAGATGTTTATGTCAATGATGCTTTTGGAACTGCGCACAGAGCCCACAG TTCCATGGTGGGTGTCAATCTTCCTCAAAAAGCTGCTGGCTTCCTGATGAAGAAAGAACTGGACTATTTTGCTAAGGCGCTGGAGAGTCCGGAGCATCCCTTTCTAGCAATCCTTGGAGG AGCAAAAGTTCAGGATAAGATCCAGCTGATCAACAACATGCTGGATAAAGTCAACGAGATGATAATTGGAGGTGGAATGGCtttcactttcctgaaagtactCAACAACATGGAG ATTGGCAATTCTCTCTTTGATGAAGAAGGATCAAAAATTGTCAAGGATCTAATGGCAAAGGCCGAGAAGAATGGCGTGCGGATTACTTTGCCCGTCGACTTCATCACTGCGGACAAGTTTGATGAGAATGCACAAACTGGAGAAGCCACTGTGGCCTCCGGGATCCCTGCTGGGTGGATG GGTTTGGACTGTGGTCCTGAAAGCACCAAGAAGTTTGATGAGGCTGTGGGCAGAGCCAAGCAGATTGTGTGGAATGGCCCGGTTGGTGTGTTTGAGTGGGACAAGTTTGCCAAAGGAACCAAAGCCTTGATGGATAAAGTTGTGGAAGTCACCAGCAAAGGCTGCATCACCATCATTG GTGGTGGAGACACTGCTACGTGCTGTGCCAAATGGAACACCGAAGATAAAGTTAGTCATGTGAGCACAGGAGGGGGTGCCAGCTTGGAACTTCTAGAAG GTAAAGTTCTTCCTGGTGTAGCTGCTCTGAGCAATGTGTAA